The Panicum virgatum strain AP13 chromosome 5K, P.virgatum_v5, whole genome shotgun sequence genome has a window encoding:
- the LOC120706530 gene encoding isocitrate dehydrogenase [NAD] catalytic subunit 5, mitochondrial-like, translated as MALRRLLHGSVLPRVSGRAFAPAVAPFSTEAGETVRATLFPGDGIGPEIAESVKQVFNVAGVPIEWEEHYVGTEVDPRTESFLTWESLESVRRNKVGLKGPMATPIGKGHRSLNLTLRKELGLYANVRPCNSLPGYKTRYDDVNLVTIRENTEGEYSGLEHQVVRGVVESLKIITRQASLRVAEYAFHYAKANGRERVSAIHKANIMRKTDGLFLKCCREVAEKYPEIQYEEVIIDNCCMTLVKNPGLFDVLVMPNLYGDIISDLCAGLIGGLGLTPSCNIGEGGICLAEAVHGSAPDIAGKNLANPTALMLSAVMMLRHLQFNDKADRIHKAILQTIAEGKYRTADLGGKASTSEFTNAVCDHI; from the exons ATGGCGCTCCGGAGGCTGCTGCATGGGAGCGTCCTGCCGCGGGTGTCCGGCCGGGCCTTTGCCCCGGCCGTGGCGCCCTTCTCCACGGAGGCTGGGGAGACCGTCCGCGCCACGCTCTTCCCGGGTGACGGCATCGGGCCTGAGATCGCCGAGTCCGTCAAGCAG GTATTCAATGTTGCAGGTGTACCAATAGAATGGGAAGAACATTATGTTGGCACAGAAGTTGACCCCAGAACGGAGAGTTTCTTGACATGGGAAAGCCTGGAGTCTGTGCGTAGAAACAAAGTTGGCTTGAAAGGACCTATGGCTACACCAATTGGAAAGGGCCATCGATCTTTGAATCTTACATTAAGGAAAGAGCTTGGTCTTTATGCCAATGTCAGACCTTGCAACAGCCTCCCAGGCTACAAGACCAGATACGATGATGTTAACCTTGTGACAATTCGTGAAAATACTGAAGGAGAATATAGTGGTCTTGAGCATCAG GTTGTGAGAGGTGTTGTTGAAAGTTTGAAAATCATCACCCGCCAAGCAAGTTTGAGAGTGGCAGAGTATGCTTTCCATTATGCCAAGGCCAATGGCCGCGAAAGAGTGTCTGCTATCCACAAAGCTAATATTATGAGGAAGACAGATGGTCTTTTCCTCAAG TGTTGTCGTGAAGTGGCTGAGAAGTACCCTGAAATTCAATACGAGGAGGTCATCATCGACAATTGCTGTATGACG CTTGTGAAGAATCCTGGTCTTTTCGATGTATTAGTGATGCCAAATCTTTATGGTGACATTATCAGTGATCTATGTGCTGGTTTGATTGGGGGTTTGGGCCTAACACCAAG TTGCAATATTGGTGAAGGTGGCATTTGTCTGGCAGAAGCTGTTCACGGTTCTGCTCCTGATATTGCTGGCAAG AACCTTGCGAACCCGACTGCTCTTATGCTGAGTGCTGTCATGATGTTGCGCCACTTGCAATTCAATGACAAAGCAGACCGGATCCACAAAGCCATCCTCCAGACCATTGCAGAGGGAAAGTACAGGACTGCTGATCTTGGCGGAAAGGCATCAACATCAGAATTCACAAATGCTGTCTGCGATCACATCTGA